In the Zingiber officinale cultivar Zhangliang chromosome 5A, Zo_v1.1, whole genome shotgun sequence genome, TTCACCTCTGGCCCTGCTGCAGGCAAATTTTGCTGGGATCGTCAGCCTGATTACAGCGCTTATAGAGAAAGTAGCTTTGGACATGGGATTCTAGAGGTAGACCATTCTTTTCTTTGTTAATTACATAAACGATCCCTTCAGTATCAACCATGTTTCAAACTGGTTTCTGTTTTTTCACTGAACTTTTAGATTCTTCAATCAGGTTACACTTATCTTAACCATTCTATTCAAGCCCAAAATCTACCGGATTAGGGATCTAAATACTTGATTAAAATAACTAAGAATTCAATCATGAAGTAAAGTATTTACAACTTACGGTGTAGATGATTTGTTCACCATCTTTTGCACTTGCATCATTTGCCAAATGCAGGTGAAGAACGAGACTCATGCTCTATGGACGTGGCACCGGAACCAGGATCTTTATGCCAGTGCTAAAGATGAGATTTATATAGTCCGGCAGCCGGACAAGTGCCCTGTCCAGCCGATAATGCCATCAGATTTTATAGGAGGGATCAAGGGCAAATGGGCAATCTAGTGGAATAACAACCTATTTTTTCCCAGCGGGATGAAATTTTACAAGGTACATAGGTTTGGTGAAGTCACGGTGTAAATTGGATGAAGGtcaaaattacaaatttaaaccTATCTCATCATCAGGGTGAATACTTATTTATTGTGTAGCCCTAAATTGTGCTTGATATGGATTACATGATACTTTATCTCAATGTATATGGGCTTGCACATGCAGCCTTGCAAAAAAGTGTttgttttaataattattttttatggtTTTGAACTATATTTATCGCACAACAGTTTGTTCTTCAACACAAAATGTTACATTCTAATTTTGGATCTGTTGACTTCTTCAATACAACACTAGCCCATACAAATTCAGAACAGAATTTAGTTACTATATTCGCAGATGTAACACAACTAAGCTCCTGCTTCACTGAACAACGGCGAGTGGTGGTTCTCATTTCTCTTCGTCAACAAATGGTCAAAAATTCCATTTTGGAGACGTATGAGCAGCAGTTTGAGGCAGCTTCCTCTGATTCACCGAATTGTTCTGCTTCTTCATGCTCGATGAGACGGTTGGGTTGTAATACTCATGGATCCTTTGTGCCGACACTGATGTTTGCGACCGTGTCTTCCTTGCAGGTTGCGAGGCAAGGTGCTGCTTCTGCATGGCTGCTTTGGATGCTGATGTTGTCGTTGAGGACCATCTGCTGTAGTTGACACAGCTTCTGCTCCTGCCCACCTGTTGAAGCTTGGTTTCTTTAGCACTGGGTATATTTCTACTCTCCATTGTCTCAGCCGAGTACATGGTTTGCTTCTCGCTACTACAATGCTCCCACTCGTTCAATGCCTCTGGAGATGAAGAGGAGTGCATGTCACTGCAGTGATCTTGCCAGGTACCAACAGGTGGGAGCTTATATTCTGGTTTAACATTCACTTGCGATGCATTGTCCGATGAAAACTTGTTTTCTCTCTTTGCAATTGTAGGCTCTTTGACATTGTTTTGGtcagttaattttttaagtgGCAGAGGCAAAACGATCGACCTTGAGACCTTGGGAGGGAAGTTGATGTCCAAGAGCTGCACTGTAGCTCGTTCCTTCTTTTGAATCGGTCCAGGAATTAGTTTTGGCGATTCGAAAATCTCTGGAGTAGGAATCCCCTGGTCATGGATACAATCCAAGTCCATAACCAGGTCTTCGTCAGGACAAAATATAGCATTAGAGTTTGACGAGCAACTTGGCCCAAGTTGATGTCTATATTTTCGGTCTGCAGGTGGGGATAGCGTTATAGCCTCATTCACCTCCTCAGGTACTTTGGAGACACGCCGTGTCTTCAGTCCCGTAGACATCAACTGAACTGCAGGCAACTTGGGCTTGCTAACCTCATCCAAACTGCCCTCCCAATGCTGATACAACCAATTGCATATGACCGAAATGGGAATCCCGAATTGGGTGGAAGTATCCTTCTTCTGTGACAAAGCTGTCGAAGAAGATGGAGGCGATCTTCTGGTGGGAGACGATGCAAGTTTCATGGGATCACATATCATGAAAGCTAAATTGCCTTGAACATCAAAACCAGCAGATCCAGGGCACCATGGAACACCATCTGTAGACAACTTTATGAGATTATCGGTCGCTACAACTATTTTTGCTTCGCCAATCTTCAGCTCCTTTTTCATTGTGTGCCCTAATAGGTAAACCAAATTGCCCAAATCTAGATTCGGGTGGCAGCAGATCTTCAAGTGAAAGGGTTGTTGCACCTGTGAGGTCGAATCGTTATCCAGTATATCAAGTCCCACTATAGTAAGATCGAGAACGGAGCTCGTTATGAAAAATCTGGAaaagaacaaagaaatatgagACGACAACACTAAGATAAATGAAGTATTCATCTAGAAAGTAGAAGAACATTAATGCTAATTATTCATTAAGTGCATGAATCAATAGTTCAATCGCAATGAAGTTTGATGTCAATAATGCATCTGTGGCCAATCCTAATTAAATTGTTGGAACTCATAGTTGCTTGTATTACACATTTGTAGCTATTAGATTATGGGTGACAATTTGGGCCAAGGGATCATAAACAATTCATGTCACCTTATCCTGCAACGAATTTGACTCTAACATGTATACAACCACTTCAGTAACCACTAACCAGATCAAAATTAGTTAGATCATCAAACTTGAACACAACTTATTTATTTGTAGAGATcataaaaacatcaactagtttatGCAAACTTGGGGATCACATTGTGTCGTGTAAATGGATTGTGTCATCTTCACTCACCAAAAAGTTAGATCAAACACGAGTTTTTAATGTGTAGGTCAGCTACTCTAGTAGTGTGGAATGTATCCAGTTGACACTTCAATGTCATATCGATCTACGTACATAGTCAAATCTCCACTTTCAATATGCAGAAAGAGGTCAATTTGGATTTTCTATAGTTATGATAGTCAAATCTCTCCACTTTCAGTTGCTCGAAGAATGCTAAATTCCTAAATAAAAGGGGGAAAAAATCTTAACAATATAGGAACTATGTATTCTCATGTACACAGGATCAGATCTGGGACAAATTGCAATCGCCATTGGCATGCTTTTACCTACTTCCAGATTGATCTACAGTCGAATCACCCACACTTCAAAATTTCTAATTCAAACCCTGAGTTACTGGGAAGCAGGAGAATCTCGAAACAAATGCGGAAAATCAGTAATGAAGCAGGAAGCAACTGACCTCTGAGGGACGAGGCGGCCAACAGCGCAGCCACGGAAGAGTTGGATCTCGGCCGCCTCAGCCACCGCAGCAGAAGGGAGACGGGCATGCGTTGTGAGGAGGAGGTTACGGTGGATGAGGAAACCAGTGCCTGCGCCGCCGCCCCCGCCTCCGGCGACGGAGATGGAGGCGAGCGCGAGGCCTTTGGACGAGAATATGCTGTCCTTCATCCTCTCCGATCTCCCCCCGCCCGAGCAGAAGCACCACCTCGAACCCTCCCCCAAAACTCCCATCTCGCCCGCAAGCGTCTCCTCCAATCCGAGAAAGTACAACCCAATGTAGCGTCACAGAAAGCTTACGGGATCTGGTGTTTGCCGACGGTCGGTGCCGGATTATCTGGACGTCAGCCGGCACGGATCTGTcggcctctctctctctctcggcaGAGGCGAGGTGGAAGATGTGATACTCTCACTCCCCTTGCCCTGTCAATCCATTTCAGATATTTTTATACCATCAATAAATgtatgatttattattattatttaataagttCGGTGACATTATCCGATTAATGTACATTCAAATGTCGCCTACGATGCCATGACAAAGTGTTTCCGTAGTTAATTAAATACGATTTTGAAGTACTGCGGATTAATTTTCTCCGATTACGGGCTGCCGAGCTGTTCACGCTTCTAACTTTATCTTGCTGGGTCACCTGGGTTCAAATAATTGAATATctcaattataaaaaaaatataaatttcttccatatttttttcactaaagatttcagttttatttattttttttaattttaccccTTATTTACTTAAAAAGGATGGACGTAGTACCCCTTACTAAATAGAAATAGAATTTCTCCACGGCTGGGCTCACTCGACCGCGGATGGTAGCCCATGCGAGGTCGCCTTCCGCAACCATGGTTGGTGGCCCCACGCGAGGTGGTCTCGTGCAGCTGTGGTTGGTGGCCCCGGGCGAGGTAACTCCTGAGATGACCGGGTTCAAAGTAGGGAGGTCAATGAATTGAACCGAATCAAATATGtagaaaattttaagatttaaattcGACTTGAAATAGGTATATTTGAGTTCGAGttaatttgaaaatttcaaaatGTTTGATTCGAGTTCGGTTCAAATTAGGGCTCGGACTCAAGTTCAATTCGAAATATTCGAATATGTTCatgaactattcgaattattactcGAAAATAAGTTCGAAAGattcgaaatttatttatttaatatataattaacttatattaataaatattaaggctcgcgaatgactcaaataatataatttgggttcgagttcggctcgaaaaaaagttcgaacatgttcgaattcgataaattcgaatacgaatggAATATTTTTCGAACCGGTTCGAAAAACTCACGAGACGACTCGATTCGTTTGAAGCCCTAATTCAAAGGCTAAGTATGGTCACAAGCAGTGACCACAGTCTCACGACGACTGACCCCACGCAATCAATCGTGGCAAGGGCAGAGTCAAGTGTAAAGTTACCCAGGAACCCGAGGGCCAGATTAAAattgtattaattttatttattgattttattgaaTTTTAATTCTCAAATAGAAAAGAGGATTTTGACGAGGGATTCTTTGAAAGATATTTGTCAATCAACTATAAATCTGGACTTCGCCAGTGAGCCATAGAAAAATTCAATAgactaattctttttttttaaaaaaaattcctttctaTTCTCTCCCCCGtcaatttttttcttctctcattcTCCTCCTTCACTTTCCCTTAAGACTGCATTTGATAGGATGTAATCTGTCTTataatgtaatccagattacattacaagactgattattttgtttggtttcatttttaacttgtaatataatataatctggattacaaaatgtaatgaagttttgtaatctggattacaaagcaaacacattataatccgattacattattAAGTCACCTTTTAATAAAAATCTGAATgtcaaatatacccctagtctgtcGTCGCTCATCTTTGCCCACCACCACTGCCACCGCCCACCAACGGCTGACGATCGGCGACTGGCGACCGGCGGCGGCCGACGGCCGTCGGCGACACCACCGCAAGCTCCGACAGAGATGTAGCGTCAGTCGGTAGAAGTCGTagaatatttttgtcattttataataatacgaattatatttcttataaaaataatggacaccaaacaaaagaatgtaatcacctttgtaataaaaaattatatacattTCATTACccaacgtagtaatgtaatcaagattacattacattacaagctcaATTACATTACGCCCAACCAAACATAGCCTTATCTTTTTcccattctctctctctctttgtttATCATTCGGACTCAATAGACTCATTTAAAACAAAACCatctactttcaaaattattaggAAGAAATTTGAACatctaaattattaaataaaaaataaagagtaTTTATTTATGATTATTATAAGATATGGAAGGCAACGTAATTATTTCACAATGAAATTCATGTTGGGACTTGAGAGTGAAGAATGAGACATTGAATTAATGCGGCCTAGAACATTTATTTGTGCAATTAGTGTTCTTCTCTGGCTTGCGGTGTAAATCATGTTTGGATTTACTACTGTACTTGCAAAGCTACCACATCcatttatttacttgtttatttattttttgggaAAGTAGTTGTTAAAGCCTTAAAGTTATGTTGGGTTTTAATAATCGATTCTAAATCAAATGGAATTG is a window encoding:
- the LOC121981993 gene encoding uncharacterized protein LOC121981993 — translated: MGVLGEGSRWCFCSGGGRSERMKDSIFSSKGLALASISVAGGGGGGAGTGFLIHRNLLLTTHARLPSAAVAEAAEIQLFRGCAVGRLVPQRFFITSSVLDLTIVGLDILDNDSTSQVQQPFHLKICCHPNLDLGNLVYLLGHTMKKELKIGEAKIVVATDNLIKLSTDGVPWCPGSAGFDVQGNLAFMICDPMKLASSPTRRSPPSSSTALSQKKDTSTQFGIPISVICNWLYQHWEGSLDEVSKPKLPAVQLMSTGLKTRRVSKVPEEVNEAITLSPPADRKYRHQLGPSCSSNSNAIFCPDEDLVMDLDCIHDQGIPTPEIFESPKLIPGPIQKKERATVQLLDINFPPKVSRSIVLPLPLKKLTDQNNVKEPTIAKRENKFSSDNASQVNVKPEYKLPPVGTWQDHCSDMHSSSSPEALNEWEHCSSEKQTMYSAETMESRNIPSAKETKLQQVGRSRSCVNYSRWSSTTTSASKAAMQKQHLASQPARKTRSQTSVSAQRIHEYYNPTVSSSMKKQNNSVNQRKLPQTAAHTSPKWNF